One segment of Danio aesculapii chromosome 3, fDanAes4.1, whole genome shotgun sequence DNA contains the following:
- the LOC130221121 gene encoding mitochondrial ribosome and complex I assembly factor AltMIEF1-like: MGGWSRSAVLQLYRALLRAGQHLQYTDRDYYRRAVAREFRRCQTLSAPAEREDALKRGQFFLNSGLGGLV; encoded by the coding sequence ATGGGCGGCTGGTCCCGCAGTGCTGTGCTGCAGCTGTACCGAGCTCTGCTCCGTGCAGGCCAACATCTACAGTACACTGACCGTGACTACTACCGGCGTGCAGTGGCCCGAGAGTTCAGGCGCTGTCAGACCCTCAGCGCCCCGGCAGAGAGGGAAGACGCGCTAAAAAGAGGCCAGTTCTTCCTCAACAGCGGCCTGGGAGGGTTGGTGTAG
- the si:ch211-256m1.8 gene encoding uncharacterized protein si:ch211-256m1.8, whose protein sequence is MALPNYPIPDLDVTLQEASRVLQLTLNPDQYQHYKTALLQQRDALQEVQEHLKNHASGRENWVTEEFKKRLLSCHDPLPTSTAIPSVLPSSKLKGELAQIERATALLWAVAKLYSEPCLVEGDVATERTQQSQVFGASRLPGKNQDELKTYPDSLHTILTCRGGIFPIQILWKPSSGESVSPLPLNDIHSQLVHAMSNPAATPEQDPSIICDLSSLHRQSWHSTRMDILKAGGEAAASLEMMESAILAVSLEDSPASADLAEMLNTIRLGEKDGKCLRYYDKVVNLVVFKDGQAGMLFEHSALDGMVAGLVVERLWQLSESENMEMIKTQTNGLAPLSKADSLHPKPLNVPLEGITLPKKSVSSLLQSSQSVMTFEVSSYPDVFTTLRGLRGLYDAWINFTLQLSLRQTLGDAAINLIMVTPTHMRHFKHGRCDPTYSTTMKSHQLVIALASCVGPDNIPQYTNELFRLFHLAFIEHKNLIKATKLGFGVGPHLAALRKSMSQDNPLKKFLDPFGCPSIYLTGSDLIEGVECAVGNVYASDQLAVTYLGRKDKVRIVLNGKGTFASVLGNLRERFELNLKLIMLLALRYAIAGQMGAIECVLQDNEEKLVNGSSTEDEIKAVEQKKHNKNTKADFTLLIHGGAGEEIMLNQKVIEIIEFALQTALTLGAQVLSHGGSSLDAVQKSVVALEDCFLFNAGKGSVYNRDGEQEMEATIVDGHGKNSGSVACLRKVKNPIKAARCVMDRSAHSLLIGEGAEEFVYSCGEKETTVKADYFGTDIRFKELVMKSGDGKNNHPQTVGAVALDKWGRLAAATSTGGLVGKWKGRVGDTAIVGAGIYADEKLAVTCSGDGDVFLRQTVAHKVASLYNLKGYSLKQACREVIYNDLEEKCAGIIAVDHHGEAVIETNAGVMFVGSMVNGIPRTEVLRPMKGICNVIWETDELVAHLQSNPWTPGATVLTRKRINGPGSIFQLVLPDYVAMMQGAQAVASLLCEKLGVQRCALVSMPELDKPANIKVLPLHGLEPNWKPKLAEEIEFNAYDPGYCSSKSGPRCEDSHLDQVQEKIRSRLPTPNAPACFDFHGDLSDDGLFPRIIRGEELQWRVWEDNEHVAFLTPLPNTPGLTVLVPRKPHTSDIFRMNESDYTDLIVAIRKVAHLLQDAMNARGVAIIFEGFEIDYAHAKLIPLVPQTNALKPPAVASQFCPTYTGYVTSVDGPPANEEELSEIHSKITKTSPPQSWQDPLTHASSAINSKWYRNLFQIQNTLFHSTVEYFNNKCKYGYALTPITTDTISSPMGLGSDSEPVFVNMLGQDVYLADSMQFVLEYFLRFHDGLPGAYYVSPSFRGEDPDATHLNQFYHVECELLGDMDVAMSIAEGYVAHLTKAMLKQHSDIILNTAGKISHAQELLKNLENPLPRVPLDQAIHIMPSSDCLEWVQEGQPQFGRKLTRKGEKVLIEKYGGAVWLTEMDHLGVPFYQAYIEGSGQSKAKAADLLLGLGETVGLGERHSTPDMVREALQHHAVPEDSYRWYINMRQVMPLLTSGWGMGTERYLCWLLQHNDVRDMQIIPRLKAKKFMP, encoded by the exons ATGGCGCTACCTAATTATCCCATTCCAGATCTGGATGTTACTCTCCAGGAGGCGAGCCGGGTACTTCAGCTCACCTTAAATCCTGACCAGTACCAACACTATAAAACTGCTCTCCTTCAGCAAAGAGATGCACTTCAAGAAGTCCAAGAACACCTTAAGAATCATGCATCTGGACGTGAAAACTGGGTGACTGAAGAATTCAAAAAGCGGCTCCTCTCCTGCCATGATCCCCTGCCCACTTCCACTGCTATTCCTTCTGTCCTGCCCTCCTCTAAGCTAAAAGGAGAGCTGGCGCAGATAGAGCGGGCTACAGCATTGCTGTGGGCAGTTGCTAAGCTGTACAGTGAACCATGCCTGGTGGAAGGGGATGTGGCAACTGAGAGAACACAACAGTCACAAGTTTTTGGAGCTAGTCGCTTGCCAGGCAAGAATCAGGATGAACTAAAG ACATACCCAGACAGTCTTCACACCATATTGACCTGTCGAGGGGGTATATTCCCAATTCAAATTTTATGGAAACCAAGTTCAGGAGAATCTGTTTCTCCTTTACCTCTCAATGACATCCACAGCCAGCTGGTCCATGCAATGAGTAACCCAGCAGCAACCCCTGAACAAGACCCATCCATTATTTGTGATCTGTCTTCTCTTCATCGCCAATCCTGGCATTCTACGAGAATGGACATCTTAAAGGCAGGCGGAGAAGCTGCAGCTTCACTTGAAATGATGGAAAGTGCCATTCTAGCTGTTTCCCTGGAAGACAGTCCAGCATCTGCTGATCTTGCAGAAATGCTTAATACTATCCGACTAGGAGAGAAAGATGGAAAATGTTTGCGATACTATGATAAG GTGGTGAACTTGGTGGTGTTTAAAGATGGCCAAGCAGGCATGCTGTTTGAGCACAGTGCCCTTGATGGAATGGTAGCAGGACTTGTCGTTGAACGTCTGTGGCAACTCTCAGAATCTGAAAACATGGAAATGATAAAAACACAAACCAATGGGTTAGCTCCACTCTCAAAAGCTGATTCACTTCATCCTAAACCTCTGAATGTGCCACTGGAAGGCATAACTCTGCCAAAAAAGTCTGTTTCGAGCCTTCTACAATCCAGCCAGTCTGTCATGACTTTTGAAGTTTCATCTTACCCAGATGTGTTCACCACCTTACGGGGTCTCAGAGGTTTATATGATGCATGGATTAATTTTACTTTGCAGCTGTCCTTGAGGCAAACACTGGGGGATGCAGCTATAAACCTTATCATGGTAACACCAACACACATGCGTCACTTCAAACATGGCCGTTGTGATCCCACATACTCCACAACCATGAAATCTCACCAGCTTGTTATAGCACTGGCATCCTGCGTTGGCCCAGACAACATTCCCCAGTACACAAATGAGCTTTTCCGGCTCTTTCACTTAGCATTTATAGAGCACAAAAACCTCATAAAAGCCACAAAACTCGGCTTTGGTGTGGGGCCTCATCTGGCAGCCCTGCGCAAATCTATGTCTCAAGATAACCCACTCAAGAAGTTTCTTGACCCTTTTGGATGCCCTTCAATTTACTTGACTGGATCAGATCTGATCGAGGGTGTTGAGTGTGCTGTTGGCAATGTGTATGCTTCAGACCAGCTTGCTGTCACATATCTAGGCAGGAAGGACAAAGTACGTATAGTGCTGAATGGGAAGGGTACATTTGCCAGTGTCCTGGGAAATCTCAGGGAAAGATTTGAGCTCAATCTAAAATTGATTATGCTTTTGGCACTAAGGTATGCCATTGCTGGGCAGATGGGTGCCATTGAATGTGTCCTGCAAGACAATGAAGAAAAACTAGTAAACGGATCTTCAACTGAGGATGAAATTAAAGCTGTGGAGCAAAAAAAgcacaacaaaaacacaaaagcagattTTACTTTACTGATCCATGGTGGAGCAGGAGAGGAAATTATGCTGAATCAGAAAGTAATTGAAATCATTGAATTTGCCCTTCAAACAGCTCTAACTCTTGGAGCACAAGTCCTTTCTCATGGAGGTAGTAGTCTGGATGCAGTACAAAAAAGTGTTGTTGCATTGGAGGACTGTTTCTTGTTTAATGCTGGCAAAGGATCAGTATATAATCGAGATGGGGAGCAGGAAATGGAGGCCACCATTGTGGATGGACATGGTAAGAACTCTGGATCTGTGGCATGCCTGCGAAAAGTGAAAAACCCAATAAAAGCAGCCCGCTGTGTTATGGATAGGAGCGCCCACTCACTTCTGATTGGAGAAGGTGCAGAAGAGTTTGTATATAGTTGTGGAGAAAAAGAAACAACAGTGAAAGCAGATTACTTTGGCACTGACATAAGATTCAAGGAGTTGGTCATGAAGTCAGGTGATGGTAAGAATAACCATCCTCAAACTGTAGGTGCAGTTGCACTTGATAAGTGGGGCAGGTTAGCAGCAGCCACTTCCACTGGGGGTTTAGTTGGCAAGTGGAAGGGCAGAGTTGGTGACACTGCAATAGTGGGGGCAGGAATATATGCTGATGAAAAACTTGCTGTGACATGTTCAGGTGATGGTGATGTTTTCTTACGCCAGACAGTTGCTCACAAAGTAGCCAGTTTATACAACCTCAAAGGCTACAGTCTCAAACAGGCTTGTCGGGAAGTTATCTATAATGATCTGGAAGAAAAGTGTGCAGGAATAATTGCTGTTGACCATCATGGTGAAGCTGTAATTGAAACCAATGCTGGAGTGATGTTTGTTGGTTCAATGGTCAATGGGATTCCTCGAACTGAGGTTTTGAGGCCTATGAAGGGGATTTGTAATGTGATTTGGGAGACTGATGAATTGGTAGCTCACCTACAGTCTAATCCTTGGACCCCAGGAGCTACTGTTCTTACTCGAAAGAGAATTAATGGACCTGGAAGCATCTTTCAGTTGGTGTTACCTGACTATGTTGCAATGATGCAAGGGGCACAGGCTGTTGCCAGTCTCCTTTGTGAAAAACTTGGTGTGCAACGCTGTGCCCTTGTGTCCATGCCAGAACTCGACAAGCCTGCTAACATCAAAGTGTTGCCCCTCCATGGCCTAGAACCAAACTGGAAACCTAAACTAGCTGAGGAAATTGAGTTCAATGCTTATGATCCTGGATACTGTAGCTCCAAAAGTGGTCCCCGATGTGAAGACAGCCATCTTGACCAGGTACAGGAGAAGATTCGTTCTCGACTCCCAACACCCAATGCACCTGCTTGCTTTGATTTCCACGGGGACCTTTCTGATGATGGCCTATTCCCCCGCATTATTCGTGGTGAAGAGCTACAGTGGCGTGTCTGGGAAGATAATGAGCATGTAGCCTTCCTAACTCCTCTTCCAAATACACCAGGGCTTACAGTTCTTGTGCCAAGAAAACCACATACTAGTGACATCTTCAGGATGAATGAAAGTGACTATACAGATCTAATTGTGGCAATACGAAAGGTTGCTCATCTTCTACAAGATGCAATGAATGCCCGTGGTGTGGCTATCATATTTGAAGGCTTTGAAATTGATTATGCTCACGCCAAACTGATTCCATTAGTTCCTCAGACTAATGCCCTTAAACCCCCAGCTGTGGCTTCTCAGTTCTGTCCAACTTATACAGGATATGTAACATCAGTAGATGGTCCCCCAGCAAATGAAGAGGAGCTTTCAGAGATCCACTCCAAGATCACAAAAACTTCTCCCCCTCAGTCCTGGCAAGACCCCCTGACTCATGCCTCATCAGCCATCAACAGCAAATGGTATCGCAATCTCTTTCAAATCCAAAACACCCTGTTTCATAGCACAGTGGAGTACTTCAACAACAAATGCAAGTATGGTTATGCACTGACACCAATCACGACTGACACAATTTCCTCTCCAATGGGTCTGGGGTCAGACTCTGAGCCCGTGTTTGTCAACATGCTAGGCCAAGATGTGTACCTTGCAGACTCTATGCAGTTTGTTTTAGAGTACTTCCTGAGATTTCATGATGGTCTTCCTGGGGCTTACTATGTATCCCCCAGTTTCAGAGGGGAAGATCCTGATGCTACACATCTCAACCAGTTCTACCATGTGGAATGTGAGCTCCTGGGTGACATGGATGTTGCCATGAGTATAGCTGAAGGCTATGTTGCCCATTTGACAAAGGCAATGCTTAAGCAACATTCTGACATTATCTTAAACACAGCTGGTAAAATATCTCACGCCCAGGAACTACTCAAGAACTTAGAAAATCCCCTTCCAAGAGTACCCTTGGATCAAGCCATTCACATTATGCCTTCCTCCGATTGCCTTGAGTGGGTTCAGGAGGGACAACCACAGTTTGGTAGGAAGCTAACCCGAAAGGGAGAAAAAGTTCTAATTGAGAAGTATGGAGGTGCTGTTTGGCTGACAGAAATGGACCATCTTGGAGTGCCCTTCTACCAAGCATATATTGAAGGTTCAGGCCAGAGCAAAGCCAAGGCAGCTGACCTTCTCTTGGGCTTAGGAGAGACGGTAGGGCTTGGGGAACGTCATTCTACACCAGACATGGTACGAGAGGCCTTGCAACACCATGCTGTACCAGAGGACTCATACAGATGGTACATCAACATGCGTCAAGTCATGCCTCTTCTTACAAGTGGATGGGGTATGGGCACAGAGAGATACCTATGCTGGCTTCTGCAGCACAATGATGTCAGGGACATGCAAATCATACCTAggctgaaagcaaagaagtttaTGCCTTAA
- the mpst gene encoding 3-mercaptopyruvate sulfurtransferase: MSAMAAQTRALVAARWLADAVKCNRVGPNLRILDASWYLPKMKRNPRAEFEQAHIPGASFFDIDECCDKSSEFDHMLPTKGEFADYVGNLGIGNNTHVVVYDASDFGSFSAPRVWWMFRLFGHNSVSVLDGGFKNWLKEGHHVSEQYSKPVPAEFNASFKESWVKTYEDVLNNIKTKEFQVVDARANGRFRGVEPEPRANTEPGHIPASLNMPFPSFMDTESGLERPVEELTKLFQQAGVDLQKPFWVTCGSGVTACHIALAAHLCGHPGVSLYDGAWSEWFTKAAPEHIISEGKGKQP; the protein is encoded by the exons ATGAGTGCAATGGCCGCTCAAACCAGAGCTCTCGTAGCGGCCCGGTGGCTCGCAGACGCTGTCAAATGTAACCGAGTGGGACCAAATCTACGGATATTAGACGCATCATGGTATTTACCAAAAATGAAACGCAATCCCAGGGCTGAGTTTGAACAAGCGCACATTCCGGGAGCCTCGTTTTTCGACATCGACGAATGCTGCGACAAAAGCTCGGAGTTTGATCACATGTTGCCTACCAAGGGCGAGTTTGCAGACTATGTGGGTAACCTGGGCATAGGGAACAACACTCATGTCGTCGTTTACGATGCCAGCGACTTCGGTTCGTTCTCCGCACCGCGGGTTTGGTGGATGTTTAGGTTGTTTGGGCACAATTCGGTGTCGGTTCTGGACGGTGGCTTCAAGAACTGGTTAAAAGAGGGTCATCACGTTTCCGAGCAGTACAGCAAACCTGTGCCTGCAGAGTTTAACGCGTCCTTTAAAGAGTCTTGGGTCAAAACTTATGAAGACGTGTTGAACAACATAAAAACTAAGGAATTTCAAGTAGTGGACGCCAGAGCCAATGGAAGATTTCGTGGGGTTGAACCAGAGCCAAGGGCAA ACACAGAGCCTGGTCACATCCCTGCATCACTCAACATGCCTTTTCCAAGCTTCATGGACACTGAGTCAGGTCTAGAGCGTCCTGTGGAGGAACTCACCAAGCTCTTCCAGCAGGCTGGAGTTGACCTGCAGAAGCCCTTCTGGGTGACATGTGGCTCAGGTGTAACAGCCTGCCACATTGCTCTCGCTGCACACCTGTGCGGACACCCGGGGGTCAGTCTGTATGACGGGGCCTGGTCCGAGTGGTTCACCAAAGCTGCACCTGAACACATCATCTCTGAGGGAAAAGGAAAACAGCCATGA